The proteins below are encoded in one region of bacterium:
- the flhB gene encoding flagellar biosynthesis protein FlhB: protein MADTDRSKRTEQPTPKRKHEARTKGQVARSRELGTVSILLATLIAFHFYGARFLHHLGELMQWLLRSSGELTIQDSNLVSLLFQIEKKMLPILAPIILLMAVFALATNFGQVGFLLTTQTLKPDLGKLNPITGFWNLFSLRSLAELIKSLLKVGVIGFIAYKTIMEELPGIPLLSAMAPGSIFYSICAVSFRILLRSTIALLIMAILDYIYQRYEWNKSLMMTKEEVKEEMRQAEGDPKVRAQIRKIQQRIARQRMMAHVPQADVVITNPQHLAVALRYDARGMAAPTVIAKGAGFVAEKIKEIAREHGIPLVENKPLAQLLYKTVDIGKAIPPHLYQAVAEILAYVYRLKPEKYGR from the coding sequence TTGGCCGATACCGACAGATCGAAAAGAACCGAACAACCAACTCCCAAGCGAAAGCACGAGGCCCGGACCAAAGGCCAGGTCGCCAGGTCACGGGAACTGGGAACTGTTTCCATCCTGCTGGCAACCCTGATCGCTTTTCATTTTTATGGGGCCAGGTTCCTCCACCATCTGGGTGAGCTTATGCAGTGGCTGCTTCGATCGAGCGGTGAGCTGACTATTCAGGACAGCAACCTGGTCAGCCTTCTTTTCCAGATCGAGAAAAAAATGCTGCCCATCCTTGCGCCGATTATTCTGCTGATGGCTGTCTTTGCTCTGGCAACTAATTTCGGCCAGGTCGGTTTTCTCCTGACCACACAAACCCTGAAGCCGGACCTGGGGAAGCTGAATCCGATCACGGGCTTTTGGAACCTTTTTTCACTCAGGTCGCTGGCAGAATTGATAAAGTCCCTGCTCAAGGTAGGGGTGATCGGCTTCATCGCCTATAAAACCATCATGGAGGAGCTGCCCGGCATTCCTCTCCTTTCGGCCATGGCTCCGGGAAGCATCTTTTATTCCATCTGCGCTGTCTCGTTCAGGATTCTCCTTCGCTCGACCATTGCCCTGCTGATTATGGCCATTCTCGATTATATCTACCAGCGGTACGAATGGAATAAAAGCCTGATGATGACCAAAGAGGAGGTCAAGGAGGAAATGCGCCAGGCTGAAGGAGACCCTAAAGTGCGGGCCCAGATTCGCAAGATCCAGCAGCGGATTGCCCGCCAGCGCATGATGGCCCATGTCCCCCAGGCCGATGTGGTTATCACCAACCCGCAGCATCTGGCCGTTGCCCTGCGCTATGATGCCCGGGGTATGGCCGCTCCCACGGTCATTGCCAAAGGTGCCGGATTCGTTGCTGAAAAAATCAAGGAAATAGCCAGAGAGCACGGCATTCCTCTGGTGGAAAATAAACCCCTTGCCCAACTGCTGTATAAAACCGTGGACATCGGAAAGGCGATTCCACCGCATCTTTACCAGGCAGTAGCTGAAATCCTGGCCTATGTCTACCGGCTGAAACCGGAGAAATATGGAAGGTAA
- the fliR gene encoding flagellar biosynthetic protein FliR translates to MDILWITETQFIPFVLIFIRVSGILFAAPLFGDRVVPVQIRISLGLLVALILTPVLQKETWPSFSVTPEPFVLFYLASTELMVGLILGFISRLLFDAVQLAGQLAGYQMGLAMSNILDPMSGIQVSLLGQLQNLVAGLIFLSLNAHHILIRALVSSFRLIPPLKFQPQGILVEKVMVLAGRMFILAIQIGAPVIAITIFTNVFLGLMARTMPQMNIFMVAMPLGIALGLFILAVSMPLFVQVLGQAFRNLDHALLFLMKGM, encoded by the coding sequence ATGGATATTCTCTGGATTACCGAGACACAATTTATACCTTTTGTGCTGATTTTCATCCGCGTCAGCGGAATACTTTTTGCCGCGCCGCTGTTCGGTGACCGGGTGGTTCCGGTGCAGATCAGGATTTCGCTGGGACTTCTGGTCGCCCTGATTCTGACGCCGGTCCTGCAGAAGGAAACCTGGCCATCTTTCTCGGTGACGCCTGAGCCGTTCGTTCTCTTCTATCTGGCCTCGACCGAGCTTATGGTTGGACTGATCCTCGGATTTATCAGCCGGCTGCTTTTTGATGCAGTTCAACTGGCCGGACAACTTGCAGGCTACCAGATGGGGCTGGCCATGTCCAATATTCTCGACCCCATGAGCGGGATACAGGTTTCCCTGCTGGGGCAACTGCAGAATCTTGTGGCCGGACTGATATTTTTGAGTCTGAACGCCCATCACATTCTGATCAGAGCGCTTGTCAGCAGCTTCAGGCTGATTCCGCCCCTCAAATTTCAGCCCCAGGGGATTCTGGTGGAAAAAGTTATGGTTCTGGCTGGCAGGATGTTCATTCTGGCCATACAGATCGGGGCCCCGGTCATTGCCATAACGATTTTTACCAATGTATTTCTCGGCCTTATGGCCAGGACCATGCCGCAGATGAATATCTTCATGGTAGCCATGCCGCTGGGTATCGCTCTTGGCCTGTTTATTCTGGCTGTGTCCATGCCGCTCTTTGTCCAGGTGCTCGGCCAGGCTTTCCGTAACCTGGATCATGCGCTGCTGTTTTTGATGAAAGGGATGTAA
- the fliQ gene encoding flagellar biosynthesis protein FliQ, with protein sequence MTTELIIQYINETLKLALLISAPMLIAGLIGGVLVALFQAVTQIQEMTLTFIPKILAVAISLLLFFPWMIAMLKGFATRIFVNIPLLIR encoded by the coding sequence ATGACCACGGAATTGATTATTCAGTATATTAACGAGACACTGAAACTTGCCCTGCTCATCTCGGCCCCCATGCTGATTGCCGGGCTGATCGGGGGGGTGCTGGTGGCTCTTTTTCAGGCTGTCACCCAGATTCAGGAAATGACCCTGACCTTTATCCCGAAAATCCTGGCTGTGGCCATCTCCCTGCTGCTGTTCTTTCCCTGGATGATTGCCATGCTCAAAGGCTTTGCCACCAGGATATTCGTGAATATTCCCCTGCTTATCAGGTAG
- the fliP gene encoding flagellar type III secretion system pore protein FliP (The bacterial flagellar biogenesis protein FliP forms a type III secretion system (T3SS)-type pore required for flagellar assembly.): MAQQGKQGGISIPKISVSMDDSSQPKDIGTSLQILFLLTILSLAPAILMMVTSFTRIVVVLSFFRQALGTQQLPTNQIIIGLSLFLTFFVMSPILKKINAEALQPYLSQQISQAEAWNKTITPLRGFMLRQTREKDLALFVSLAHLKRPRKPDDIPTSVLIPSFIISELKTAFQIGFLIYLPFLVVDMVVSSVLLSMGMMMLPPIMISLPFKLIFFVLIDGWNLMVGSLVKSFA; this comes from the coding sequence ATGGCCCAGCAGGGGAAGCAGGGAGGGATTTCCATTCCCAAAATCAGTGTCAGCATGGACGACTCAAGCCAGCCGAAGGATATCGGTACTTCATTGCAGATTCTGTTTCTGTTGACTATTCTCTCGCTGGCCCCGGCCATTTTGATGATGGTTACCTCGTTTACCCGCATCGTCGTGGTGCTCTCCTTCTTCCGCCAGGCGCTTGGAACCCAGCAGTTGCCGACCAATCAGATCATCATCGGCCTGTCGCTTTTTTTGACCTTTTTCGTCATGTCTCCCATTCTGAAAAAAATCAATGCCGAAGCCCTTCAGCCGTACTTGAGCCAGCAGATCAGCCAGGCTGAAGCATGGAACAAAACCATCACCCCCCTGCGGGGATTCATGCTCCGCCAGACGCGGGAAAAAGACCTGGCCCTGTTCGTGAGTCTGGCCCATCTGAAACGACCGCGAAAGCCTGATGATATTCCTACCTCGGTCCTCATTCCCTCGTTTATCATCAGCGAGCTGAAGACCGCATTTCAGATCGGTTTCCTGATTTATCTTCCCTTTCTGGTGGTCGATATGGTGGTCTCTTCGGTCCTCCTGTCAATGGGCATGATGATGCTGCCGCCGATCATGATTTCGCTCCCATTCAAGCTGATCTTTTTTGTTCTGATCGATGGATGGAACCTCATGGTGGGTTCTCTGGTAAAGAGTTTCGCTTAA
- the fliO gene encoding flagellar biosynthetic protein FliO, with product MNLPVFIIDIVMRNLGQTLRKKRGMVFLWLSILGPLMISPVFAASAGSSSRMSDSARRRIGAGEQVLPEETGGEIQSFAGDDQSFIGDAARSSAGGGDRSSEALDLLRERLSERTRPQPSQSVLPGPSMLKAAFSLALVLAGIFGMSYLVKKYYLKGNLLGGKYIHLLETCSLGPKNSLVLVQVENQTLLLGVGGQQIVVLTQLNSLGKSKTEETGGVKTRPKAAESFAEQLSINALKMQHLPQESGSASSIAGILESRLKGLKKV from the coding sequence ATGAACCTCCCTGTTTTCATTATCGACATCGTAATGAGAAATCTTGGACAGACCCTTCGGAAAAAAAGGGGGATGGTTTTTCTCTGGTTGTCTATCCTTGGCCCGCTGATGATTTCCCCTGTATTTGCCGCATCAGCGGGATCATCATCCCGCATGTCCGATTCCGCACGCCGGCGGATTGGGGCCGGGGAGCAGGTTTTGCCCGAAGAAACCGGCGGAGAGATACAATCTTTCGCCGGGGATGACCAATCTTTCATCGGGGATGCTGCCCGATCTTCCGCCGGGGGGGGCGATCGATCCTCCGAAGCTCTCGACCTGCTCAGGGAAAGGCTCAGCGAAAGGACACGTCCGCAACCTTCTCAATCCGTCCTCCCTGGCCCCTCCATGCTGAAGGCTGCCTTCTCTCTGGCACTGGTTCTGGCTGGTATCTTCGGCATGAGCTACCTGGTGAAAAAATATTATCTCAAGGGAAACCTTCTGGGGGGAAAGTATATCCATCTCCTTGAGACCTGTTCCCTGGGGCCGAAAAATTCCCTGGTCCTGGTCCAGGTGGAAAATCAGACCCTGCTCCTGGGTGTGGGCGGCCAGCAAATCGTTGTCCTGACCCAGCTCAACTCTCTGGGAAAATCGAAGACCGAAGAAACCGGGGGGGTAAAGACCAGGCCGAAGGCTGCCGAGAGCTTCGCCGAGCAACTGTCGATAAACGCGCTGAAAATGCAGCATCTTCCCCAGGAGTCGGGAAGTGCCAGCAGTATTGCCGGTATCCTGGAAAGCCGGCTTAAAGGATTGAAAAAAGTATGA
- the fliN gene encoding flagellar motor switch protein FliN: MPGKTPPYDPENMNGQIDPSALPEDFTPSSLLEPQMQEEAPRSPVFQTGETPDQDQHCFPRNLDFILDIPLEISVELGRTKVRIADILKLGQGSIIELTNPAGSALEVLVNHKPVAKGEVVVVNEKYGIRLTEILSVMERIEKLR; the protein is encoded by the coding sequence ATGCCGGGAAAAACACCACCCTACGACCCTGAAAATATGAATGGGCAGATCGATCCGTCTGCCCTGCCGGAGGATTTTACTCCCTCGTCTCTTCTGGAGCCGCAAATGCAGGAAGAAGCCCCGCGGTCCCCTGTTTTTCAGACAGGGGAAACTCCCGATCAGGACCAGCACTGCTTTCCCCGCAATCTTGATTTTATTCTCGATATCCCCCTGGAAATCTCGGTAGAGCTGGGGCGGACCAAGGTACGCATTGCCGATATCCTGAAACTCGGCCAGGGATCCATCATCGAGCTTACCAATCCCGCGGGGAGCGCCCTCGAGGTCCTGGTCAACCATAAACCCGTTGCCAAAGGTGAAGTAGTCGTGGTCAACGAAAAATATGGCATCCGGCTTACCGAAATTCTCAGTGTTATGGAGAGGATCGAAAAACTCAGATGA
- the fliM gene encoding flagellar motor switch protein FliM, with product MATENSISDILSPDEIKALSEAVFDGKVETEGLLVTPSQIVAEFDLTDKKTLPSKMVGLEIINNRFVRKFRATLSTMLRKVVEVDIISSNHLSFADVSKSIPVPSWINILHLDPLPGSPFVAFDTHLAMVIIDYLCGGNGQITKNMKKEEFGPIEQHLMAKVTREVINCLEEVWKTVISVTIDVGDVEFDSRYITSVSHDEMFVVTYFSTKIEESNGVLTLALPYTTLEPIKQKLTSTVGHDEQKSSYSWMNNLKEYVPCIHANVTVELGKKNVTVRDLLSMKIGDVILLNQFIGDELMVYVEGVPKFKGYPGHYKGNNALSITSVLSPKRRNA from the coding sequence ATGGCAACCGAAAACAGTATCAGCGATATTCTGTCGCCGGATGAGATAAAGGCCCTCAGCGAAGCGGTCTTCGATGGAAAAGTCGAAACTGAAGGGCTGCTGGTTACTCCCTCCCAGATAGTGGCGGAGTTTGATCTGACAGATAAAAAAACCCTGCCATCGAAGATGGTGGGGCTGGAAATTATCAACAACCGTTTTGTCCGAAAATTCAGGGCTACCCTTTCCACCATGCTGCGCAAAGTTGTAGAGGTTGACATCATTTCCAGCAACCACCTGAGCTTTGCGGATGTATCGAAATCAATTCCGGTGCCTTCCTGGATAAACATCCTGCACCTGGATCCTCTGCCCGGTTCTCCCTTTGTGGCTTTCGATACCCATCTGGCGATGGTTATCATCGACTACCTGTGCGGAGGAAACGGCCAGATTACGAAGAACATGAAGAAAGAGGAATTTGGACCTATCGAACAGCATCTGATGGCCAAGGTTACCCGCGAAGTCATTAATTGCCTGGAGGAAGTCTGGAAAACGGTTATATCCGTCACCATCGATGTCGGAGACGTGGAGTTTGACAGCCGCTATATTACCAGTGTTTCCCACGATGAGATGTTTGTGGTTACCTATTTTTCAACCAAGATTGAAGAATCCAACGGCGTGCTTACGCTGGCTTTGCCGTATACCACACTTGAGCCGATCAAGCAGAAGCTGACCAGTACGGTCGGCCATGATGAACAAAAATCCAGTTATTCATGGATGAATAACCTGAAGGAGTATGTCCCCTGTATTCATGCCAATGTTACGGTGGAACTGGGGAAGAAGAATGTCACGGTTCGGGATCTTTTGTCCATGAAAATCGGAGACGTTATTCTTCTGAATCAATTTATCGGAGACGAGCTGATGGTCTATGTCGAGGGAGTGCCCAAATTCAAGGGTTATCCGGGCCACTATAAAGGCAATAATGCCCTCAGCATTACGTCGGTTCTCTCGCCGAAAAGGAGAAATGCCTGA